Proteins encoded by one window of Bacillus sp. DTU_2020_1000418_1_SI_GHA_SEK_038:
- a CDS encoding CpaF family protein produces MSWVEKASVLGSKQSALQHDWNISETQVDQLVKHYKSRLIKEANLENITTLTPIDRKRKIERLVKQMIDEEKVIITSDQMEQIIQQIINESVGYGPLESLLRDESITEIMVNGPYEVFIERQGKLEKSNVRFKDNEHVRHIIDRIIAPLGRRIDESSPMVDARLMDGSRVNAVIPPISVDGPSISIRKFKKDPYSLEDLMKFGSFSEDMAEFLKAAVKAKANILVSGGTGSGKTTLLNVLSDSIPQGERIVTIEDMAELRLTYDNLVRLEGRPSNMEGKGEVTIRHLVKNALRMRPDRIIVGEVRGSEAIDMLQAMNTGHEGSLTTIHANSPKDALGRLESMVIMSGLPLTVEVIRGYFVGALDLIVQTSRFSDGKRRIVNIAELVEENGVIFAKDIFRFNRKATLPDGTILGEFEGTGYVPNIYQRFISYGIDFSKHILEAGALK; encoded by the coding sequence ATGTCCTGGGTTGAAAAGGCTTCTGTACTAGGATCGAAGCAATCAGCGCTACAGCATGACTGGAATATTTCAGAAACACAAGTTGATCAGTTAGTTAAGCATTACAAGTCCCGTTTAATAAAGGAAGCGAATCTGGAAAACATTACGACATTAACTCCAATTGATCGAAAACGAAAGATTGAACGCTTAGTAAAACAAATGATTGATGAAGAAAAAGTGATCATCACATCTGATCAAATGGAACAAATCATTCAACAAATCATTAATGAATCAGTGGGATATGGGCCGCTTGAAAGCTTGCTGAGGGATGAATCCATAACGGAAATCATGGTTAATGGTCCATACGAAGTTTTCATTGAGCGTCAAGGGAAGTTAGAGAAAAGCAATGTACGCTTCAAAGATAATGAACATGTCCGGCATATTATTGATCGTATCATCGCCCCTCTTGGGAGAAGAATTGATGAAAGCTCACCGATGGTAGATGCCCGTTTAATGGATGGAAGCCGTGTGAATGCTGTTATTCCGCCTATCAGTGTGGATGGACCCTCTATTTCGATAAGGAAGTTTAAAAAGGACCCTTATTCTTTAGAGGACCTGATGAAATTTGGAAGTTTTTCAGAGGATATGGCTGAATTTCTAAAGGCTGCAGTTAAGGCAAAAGCAAATATTTTAGTTTCTGGAGGTACTGGAAGCGGAAAAACTACTTTGCTAAATGTCCTCTCAGATTCCATTCCACAGGGAGAAAGAATCGTTACTATTGAGGATATGGCCGAGTTGAGATTAACATACGATAACCTTGTCCGCCTTGAAGGGCGTCCTTCAAATATGGAGGGAAAAGGTGAAGTAACAATTAGGCATCTCGTTAAAAACGCTCTCAGGATGCGTCCGGATCGCATTATAGTCGGGGAGGTCCGTGGCTCGGAGGCAATCGATATGCTGCAGGCAATGAATACTGGTCACGAAGGTTCATTAACAACGATTCACGCAAACAGCCCAAAGGATGCTTTAGGAAGGCTTGAATCCATGGTGATTATGTCTGGCCTGCCGTTAACAGTTGAGGTTATTAGGGGGTATTTTGTCGGAGCATTAGATCTGATTGTTCAAACATCCCGTTTTTCTGATGGAAAAAGAAGAATTGTCAATATCGCTGAGCTTGTAGAAGAAAATGGGGTAATATTCGCTAAAGATATATTCAGATTTAATAGAAAGGCGACACTTCCGGACGGAACAATCCTTGGTGAATTTGAAGGCACAGGTTATGTCCCTAATATATATCAGCGTTTTATCTCATATGGGATTGATTTTTCGAAACATATCTTAGAAGCTGGTGCCCTCAAATGA
- a CDS encoding type II secretion system F family protein has product MSLAWGLLTGSIFSFLAGVFFILSSRKTRNSYKRMDNWFDRENEFERKSFVLLIGDKYDSSELASELKKKLIQGNITLKPSEYMGIYILLLALFTFMNHFLFGLFLLMSVLVSYLIVSIGSRFYLNSRRNKRTESFNKQLPEICRMMSNGIKAGQTIPQAIEMVGRDMKDPSQSEFRKMNYQFKLGDSLEMVLNQFRERVSSNDINIFVSTILIQQKVGGNLAEVLSSMAETLEERSRVHKEIQTVTAESRSIAYILVAMPFLMVLMMNLFIKGFLNVLFTPFGLLIFAGFSVIVFFAFFIIKRLSDIRV; this is encoded by the coding sequence ATGAGCTTGGCGTGGGGACTATTGACAGGAAGCATATTTAGTTTTTTGGCAGGCGTATTTTTCATCCTATCAAGCCGGAAAACGCGGAACTCGTATAAGCGGATGGATAACTGGTTTGATAGGGAAAATGAATTTGAGCGCAAAAGCTTTGTTCTGCTGATTGGAGATAAATATGATTCATCAGAACTTGCATCAGAGCTGAAAAAAAAGCTTATTCAAGGAAATATAACGCTAAAGCCTTCCGAGTATATGGGAATCTATATTTTGCTACTAGCCCTATTTACCTTTATGAATCATTTTCTGTTTGGTTTGTTTCTATTAATGTCTGTACTCGTAAGCTATTTAATAGTATCCATCGGATCAAGATTTTATTTAAATTCTAGGAGAAATAAACGGACAGAAAGCTTTAATAAACAGCTTCCAGAAATATGCAGAATGATGTCAAACGGAATTAAAGCGGGACAAACGATTCCACAAGCCATTGAAATGGTAGGAAGAGATATGAAAGATCCAAGCCAATCAGAGTTTCGAAAAATGAACTATCAATTCAAATTAGGCGATAGTTTAGAGATGGTTTTGAACCAGTTCAGGGAAAGAGTCTCAAGCAATGATATCAATATTTTTGTCAGTACTATTCTCATCCAGCAAAAGGTGGGGGGAAATTTAGCGGAGGTACTGTCATCTATGGCGGAAACGCTAGAGGAAAGAAGCCGCGTTCACAAAGAAATTCAAACTGTAACAGCAGAAAGCCGATCTATTGCTTATATTTTAGTCGCTATGCCCTTTTTAATGGTTTTAATGATGAATTTATTTATTAAAGGATTTTTAAATGTCCTGTTTACGCCATTTGGATTATTAATTTTTGCTGGTTTTTCTGTGATTGTTTTCTTTGCATTCTTCATCATAAAAAGACTTTCGGATATAAGGGTGTAG
- a CDS encoding type II secretion system F family protein gives MKLLGFFSLVMFVLILILLFIGFVYIYLYIAKKEKLLKNQGYQYQKDKKKKSLRERIIQPLVRWGKKAGPVGIKYPFFADITKHERMLKEAGNPLGFHLQDFYGFRFVLGLIGLGFGSFYSFLGMPWGLQILLISILGGFLGPSAWLYFKAKNRQELITIMMPDFLDTVSVTLQAGVSLDNALQQVTQQFEGPLSEEIDRFNREIDLGVPRISAYQSLMDRNSSKELHSLVNGLIQGSTLGVPVSRTFKLQADDLRATRGFVAKEKAAKASPQITLVTTFFVAPAVFGLIIGLLVLNIMYNPAAFGLDSFFK, from the coding sequence ATGAAACTATTAGGCTTTTTTTCACTCGTCATGTTTGTATTGATATTAATTCTGCTATTTATTGGCTTTGTTTATATCTATTTATATATAGCAAAGAAAGAAAAACTATTAAAAAACCAGGGTTATCAATATCAAAAAGATAAAAAGAAAAAATCTTTAAGGGAAAGAATTATACAGCCATTGGTTCGCTGGGGGAAAAAAGCTGGTCCAGTAGGAATCAAATATCCATTTTTTGCTGATATAACAAAGCACGAAAGAATGCTGAAGGAAGCAGGAAATCCACTTGGATTTCATTTACAGGATTTTTATGGCTTTCGTTTTGTCTTAGGCTTAATAGGGTTAGGATTTGGCAGTTTTTATAGTTTCCTAGGCATGCCTTGGGGATTACAGATCCTGTTAATTTCGATTCTAGGAGGTTTTTTGGGACCTAGTGCGTGGTTGTACTTTAAAGCTAAAAACAGGCAGGAGCTCATTACCATTATGATGCCTGACTTTTTAGATACAGTCAGTGTCACTCTTCAGGCAGGAGTAAGCCTAGATAATGCTTTACAGCAAGTGACCCAGCAGTTTGAAGGACCATTGAGCGAAGAAATTGACAGGTTTAATAGAGAAATAGATTTAGGCGTTCCAAGAATTTCTGCTTATCAAAGCTTAATGGATCGAAATTCATCGAAAGAGCTGCACTCACTTGTAAATGGCTTAATTCAAGGATCCACTCTAGGAGTGCCTGTGTCGAGAACTTTTAAACTGCAAGCCGATGACCTCAGAGCAACAAGGGGGTTTGTAGCTAAGGAGAAGGCTGCAAAAGCAAGCCCGCAAATTACATTAGTCACCACATTTTTTGTGGCACCAGCAGTATTTGGTCTAATAATTGGCCTGCTTGTATTAAACATTATGTATAATCCGGCTGCTTTTGGGTTGGACTCCTTCTTTAAATAG
- a CDS encoding TadE/TadG family type IV pilus assembly protein, translating to MRIFFKRYVKNERGSQAIEFVAMFPLVILGFLIIWQIALIAFSLVVAESAARDGARAAAIHDPDWKKVAERSASGFKPVVRGGPGEKEARVEVYIKAPVIALPFIADMEFEFTADAVMPMEEDPDETD from the coding sequence TTGAGAATTTTTTTTAAACGGTATGTAAAAAATGAAAGAGGCTCACAGGCCATTGAGTTTGTTGCGATGTTTCCGCTTGTTATTTTGGGATTCTTAATCATTTGGCAAATTGCCTTAATCGCTTTTTCACTTGTTGTGGCAGAGTCAGCTGCTCGGGACGGGGCCCGGGCAGCTGCTATTCACGATCCCGATTGGAAAAAGGTTGCGGAGAGATCAGCTTCAGGCTTTAAACCAGTCGTTCGTGGTGGTCCTGGTGAGAAGGAAGCTAGGGTAGAGGTTTATATAAAAGCACCTGTGATTGCACTTCCATTTATAGCTGATATGGAATTCGAATTTACTGCGGATGCCGTTATGCCGATGGAGGAAGAT